The Methanosarcina barkeri MS DNA window ATGGGACCAAGGAGAGGTTCCGATCTCCAGTATGACCTTTACATTACCTTTGAGGAAGCAGCCTTTGGAGTCCGTAAAGATATCAATATCCCTAGAACGGAAAGATGTTCTAAATGTTCCGGAACCGGAGCCAAACCTGGAACAAGCCCGAAGCGCTGTCCCACATGTGGCGGTACAGGTCAAATCCACACAACTCGCTCCGGACTGGGTATGCAGTTTGTAAGCACCTCTACTTGCAGTACCTGCCATGGCAAGGGTCAGGTAATTGAGTCTCCCTGCCCGGTTTGTGGCGGTACAGGCAGAGTTCGAAACAAGAGGAAGATAACAGTAAACGTACCTGCTGGAGCCGATTCAGGCATGAGTCTTAGACTCAGTGGAGAAGGAGATTCGGGAGAGCCCGGGGCTCCGTCCGGAGATCTCTATGTCGTGCTTCATGTGAAGGAACACCCCTACTTTAAGAGAGTCGATTACGATGTAATTTCCGAGCTTCCTATCTCTTTTGTCCAGGCTGCGCTCGGTACGGATGTAATGGTCGATACTCTTCACGGGAAAGTCAAGATGAATATCCCTGCAGGAACCCAGACCCACTCTGTATTCAGGCTTAAAGATAAAGGAATTCAACACCTTCACGGAAGTAGAAAAGGCGATCAGCTTGTCAGGGTTGTAATCAAGACTCCGACAAAACTTACTCAGGAACAAAAAGAGCTACTCCGCCAGTTTGAAGCTCTGAGCAGCGGCAAAAACCCAAATGGAGATGAGAAGGGAGGAAATGAGAAATCCACAGAAAAATCCCGAAAAAGTAAAGGTTTTTTTGAGAAAGTAAAGGATGCCTTTGAAGGGTGAAGTACTCCTCTGCCCAAAAGGTATGCCTTTTCTGTCAAGGAAGGGGCTTCTTGATTCATAGATGACCTCATGGTCACTTCAGACAAGCTTGAATACAGGCACTTTCTACCCTACTGAGGCCCACTCCACCATTCGTTTTGGCTTTACGTGATAACAAATTAAGAACAGTGAGAGCTTCATTACGACCTTTAGAACCTGGAGGTTAACTCTTTGAAAAAGGTTGCTTGATTCTCGCTAATCTTAATCTGTTAATGAGTCCGTCCCAAAACTTGAAATTTGCTTATTGGACATTGTATTTTGAATAATCAATCAAACTCATGATCATGAAAACAATTCTGATAATTCCCAACAATTAAGAGTAAAGTGGCTTTTGGGATAGACTCAATTATATGTTTGGAAGTATTATTAGATTATTAGAATCAATAACGAAAATTAGATTCTTAAAATCAATAACGAAAATTAGATTATTAGAATCAATAACGAAGGAGTGTTGAAAAGTTGACGGCTTTCAGTTCCCATCTGGCAAGCCCCCAGTTTTCACCGGAAGCTGTCGAGGAAGGGACTTTATGCCTTAGAATTAAATTCATTCCCTTCGTTCTTTCCTGGGGCCGTTTCATTTTCTAACTTATTCTTTACTTTATCTTATTTCCTGAGGACTCGTTCACTTTGGTATTTGTTTTTTACTGCAAAAACTCCAAAATGTTTATATAATTGTTCAGGGTTAACATTTTAGCTTGTAGTTGTATTTAAAAAGCCTGGATCTTACAAACTCTGTTTGCAAAATATTTAACTTTTAGAGATGGTCAATACGCTGATTAATTTTATCACAAACAGTTTATCGGGCCGCGTTCCACAGTTTTGTTTTATCTGTGTGTTCTTAACTTTTTATATTTATTTACTCAATTTTTCATATCTTACTGATCTCGTGCCTGTTGCTTTTTATACGCCAGGTTCCATATTTAAAGGTTCGTTAAAAACAGTTTTTCTGAAGGTGTGCTATGAAGGTTATAATTATCGGCGCAGGGGAAGTAGGTTATCACATCGCAAAGGCTCTTTCCCCCAAAAACGATGTAATAATTATTGAAAATAATGAAGAAGCATCAAAACGGGCAGACGAACTTGATGTCCTTGTTATTGAAGGAAACGGAGCAAATGCTGAGATCCTATCAAATATTCTTCAGGATACTGATTTGCTTGTAGCTGTGACAGGTATGGATGAGGTTAACATTGTAGCCTGCATGACCGCCAAGCTGATTACCCGGGGAAAGCCCGGATGGAAGGAAACTAAAACTATTGCCAGAGTCAGTAACCCGGATTATATTGATTCACCTGTAACCTCAAGGACTCAGGCCGGAGTCGATATAATGATCTGTCCTGAACTTTCACTTGCCTCTGAAGTTGCTGAGATCCTGTCAAGTCCATCCGCAATAAATGCCGAAATGTTTGCCGATGGAAAAGTCAGGATGACTGAGTATGCAATAAACCCCGAAAGCGAGCTCGTAGGAAAGCAGATTCGGGACCTCAGGCTTGCTGACTGTTGCATTGTTAGTGCGATTTTTCGAGGGCATGAAATAATTATTCCTCATGGAAACGACCTAATTAGCGCAAACGACCATATGGTAGTTGTGGGTAAGCCTGAATCTATGGAAGGGCTAGGCAGTACTTTAGGGAACAAGGTGCCCCACAAAAATAGAATTCTTCTCATAGGCTGTGGCATTGTAGGATTTTATCTCGCCAAACTGATAGACAAAGAAGAAAATGCCGACCTTAAAATTGTCGAGCATAGTAAAAGCCGCTGCATAGAAGTGGCAGAGAGGCTGGAAAATGCCCTTATTTTAAACGGAGACGGTACTGACATCAGTCTACTCAGGGAGGAAGGCATTGAGAATATGGACGTTGTTATCTCGGTTACGGACAGCGATGAGAAAAATCTCCTGTGTGCTCTTCTTGGAAAGCAACTGGGTGCAAAGAAAGTGATTGCCAGGGCTGACCGCTCGGACTATCTTCCCCTCTTTGAAATGGTTGGCATAGATCTGGCAGTCAGCCCCAGAGAAGCTACTGTAAACGAGGTACTTAAGCTTACAATGG harbors:
- the dnaJ gene encoding molecular chaperone DnaJ, with protein sequence MATTRDYYDILGLSKDASPEDIKKTYRKLALKYHPDRNKEPGAEDKFKEISEAYAVLSDDEKRAQYDRFGHAGINGQYSAEDIFRGADFGGFGDIFEMFFGGGGSRRGHMGPRRGSDLQYDLYITFEEAAFGVRKDINIPRTERCSKCSGTGAKPGTSPKRCPTCGGTGQIHTTRSGLGMQFVSTSTCSTCHGKGQVIESPCPVCGGTGRVRNKRKITVNVPAGADSGMSLRLSGEGDSGEPGAPSGDLYVVLHVKEHPYFKRVDYDVISELPISFVQAALGTDVMVDTLHGKVKMNIPAGTQTHSVFRLKDKGIQHLHGSRKGDQLVRVVIKTPTKLTQEQKELLRQFEALSSGKNPNGDEKGGNEKSTEKSRKSKGFFEKVKDAFEG
- the trkA gene encoding Trk system potassium transporter TrkA, whose amino-acid sequence is MKVIIIGAGEVGYHIAKALSPKNDVIIIENNEEASKRADELDVLVIEGNGANAEILSNILQDTDLLVAVTGMDEVNIVACMTAKLITRGKPGWKETKTIARVSNPDYIDSPVTSRTQAGVDIMICPELSLASEVAEILSSPSAINAEMFADGKVRMTEYAINPESELVGKQIRDLRLADCCIVSAIFRGHEIIIPHGNDLISANDHMVVVGKPESMEGLGSTLGNKVPHKNRILLIGCGIVGFYLAKLIDKEENADLKIVEHSKSRCIEVAERLENALILNGDGTDISLLREEGIENMDVVISVTDSDEKNLLCALLGKQLGAKKVIARADRSDYLPLFEMVGIDLAVSPREATVNEVLKLTMGRGIQTLTTIEGEKAEIIEYTASKSSKIVGKPLNKVKFPRGALINMVVRGKDTIVPRGDFIVQDQDRVVIFSMASAMSEIEKFFR